A part of Paenarthrobacter sp. A20 genomic DNA contains:
- a CDS encoding transketolase family protein: MSTVTTKPKLKTSAMIASFADPGQKTTPAPFGHALVKAAEADSRIVGLTADLGKYTDMHIFAKAFPDRFFQMGMAEQLLFGAAAGMAETGLIPFASTYSVFAARRAYDFLCLDIAEPNLNVNIIGGLPGLTTGYGPSHQATEDMAIFRGMPNLTIVDPCDSVDIEQAVPQLAASEGPTYLRLLRGNVPTVLDEYDYKFELGKAKVLRGGNDVVFVSSGLMTMRALQAAEALAAHNVDVAVVHTPTIKPFDSATVLAELNTDRLAVTLENHTVVGGLFETVASAVVTAGLGKRVVPIALPDQFLDAGALPTLHERYGLSVDRIVAKVLAELG, translated from the coding sequence ATGAGCACCGTGACCACCAAGCCGAAGCTCAAGACGTCCGCCATGATCGCGTCCTTCGCCGACCCCGGACAGAAGACCACCCCTGCCCCGTTCGGCCATGCGCTGGTCAAGGCTGCTGAAGCCGATTCCCGCATTGTTGGCCTGACCGCGGATCTGGGCAAATACACGGACATGCACATCTTCGCCAAGGCGTTCCCGGACCGGTTCTTCCAGATGGGCATGGCCGAGCAGCTCCTCTTCGGCGCCGCAGCAGGCATGGCCGAAACCGGGCTGATTCCCTTCGCGTCAACGTACTCAGTGTTCGCGGCCCGACGTGCGTACGACTTCCTGTGCCTGGACATCGCCGAGCCGAACCTGAACGTCAACATCATCGGCGGCCTCCCAGGCCTGACCACCGGTTACGGACCAAGCCACCAGGCCACCGAGGATATGGCGATCTTCCGCGGCATGCCCAACCTGACCATCGTGGACCCTTGTGACTCCGTGGACATCGAACAGGCCGTTCCCCAGCTTGCTGCCTCGGAAGGTCCCACTTATCTGCGCCTGCTCCGAGGCAATGTGCCCACGGTCCTGGACGAATACGACTATAAGTTCGAACTCGGCAAGGCCAAGGTCCTGCGCGGCGGCAACGATGTGGTGTTCGTGTCCTCCGGCCTGATGACCATGCGTGCTTTGCAGGCCGCGGAGGCACTGGCCGCCCACAACGTGGATGTCGCCGTCGTGCACACTCCCACCATCAAGCCGTTCGACTCGGCCACCGTACTCGCGGAGCTGAACACCGACCGACTGGCCGTGACGCTGGAGAACCACACCGTAGTTGGCGGCCTGTTCGAAACTGTTGCGTCCGCCGTCGTCACCGCCGGTCTCGGCAAGCGCGTGGTTCCCATTGCACTTCCGGACCAATTCCTCGACGCCGGAGCGCTGCCGACGCTGCACGAACGGTACGGGCTGTCCGTGGACCGAATTGTGGCGAAGGTGCTGGCGGAACTCGGCTGA
- a CDS encoding transketolase, with product MTLSSVETAPVVAAPKPERVDRIRAAAYRIRHHALTMGEVQGQGYVGQALGAADMLSAVYADQLTYRAEDPHWEGRDRFLLSTGHYAIGHYAALAEAGIVPVAELETYGSDDSRLPMSGMSTYTPGMEISGGSLGHGLTIAVGMALGLRLQGAASRVINFLSDGELDEGSTWEAAMGAHHHQLGNLTAMVDINALQADGATDTVLRTEPVTEKWESFGWYTQRVDGNDVGALLAAFDNIAAVAAPVGRPSVILCDTKVGRGVPLLETREKAHFMRIEENEWQICREQLTAGYEGTASA from the coding sequence GTGACTCTCTCATCAGTTGAAACGGCTCCGGTCGTGGCAGCCCCCAAACCCGAGCGCGTGGACCGCATCCGCGCCGCCGCCTACCGCATCCGCCACCACGCCCTGACCATGGGCGAGGTCCAAGGCCAGGGCTACGTTGGCCAAGCGCTGGGCGCCGCCGACATGCTGTCCGCCGTCTACGCCGACCAGCTCACATACCGTGCCGAAGACCCGCACTGGGAAGGCCGCGACCGGTTCCTGCTCTCCACCGGCCACTACGCAATCGGCCACTACGCAGCGCTGGCCGAAGCCGGGATCGTTCCGGTGGCCGAGCTTGAAACGTACGGTTCCGACGATTCCCGCCTGCCCATGTCCGGAATGTCCACGTACACCCCCGGCATGGAAATTTCCGGCGGTTCGCTGGGGCACGGCCTGACGATCGCCGTCGGCATGGCTTTGGGGCTGCGCTTGCAGGGCGCCGCATCCCGCGTGATCAACTTCCTCTCCGACGGCGAACTGGATGAAGGCTCCACCTGGGAGGCCGCCATGGGAGCGCACCACCACCAGCTCGGAAACCTGACGGCCATGGTGGACATCAACGCCCTCCAGGCTGACGGCGCCACCGACACCGTACTCCGCACCGAGCCCGTCACCGAGAAGTGGGAATCGTTCGGTTGGTACACCCAGCGCGTGGACGGGAACGACGTCGGTGCGTTGCTGGCAGCGTTCGACAACATCGCCGCAGTTGCGGCGCCCGTCGGGCGGCCGTCGGTCATCCTCTGCGACACCAAGGTGGGGCGCGGCGTGCCGCTGCTTGAAACCCGCGAAAAGGCGCACTTCATGCGCATCGAAGAAAACGAGTGGCAGATCTGCCGCGAACAGCTGACCGCAGGATACGAAGGGACGGCTTCAGCATGA
- a CDS encoding MFS transporter: MSNEALTMRGPVHGTKEAKRVAVGSGVGAVIETYDFIGFGTAAALYFGTAFFPGADPVTGTLASFATLGVGFAARPLGGIIGGHLGDKLGRKPVLVASLILMGLATFAIGLLPTYSQVGLLAPALLVLVRIIQGLAFGAEWGGAILMSYEHAPWRKKGQFTGIVQAGFPVGLLLANLVFLSSVGLGSEWAWRVPFLASIVLVAVGLIIRSKVPESPVFEDVKAKGDIVKSPIVEVIKTDWRNIVRGIGLRIAETAGYAVSVTYMISYLHTNNLADKTETLVALCIAAGIGIFATYYWGKLTDKVGRRPVYIWSTAFAVVFGIPMFMLVNTGFFLLIIATIVIAYAVCQNSLAGAQGAWFPELFQAKTRSSGASLSYQISAMVSGFTPFITTLLFVSMGWIGPALLFSIYAAIGLWAALITKETWGKRERELAEEAASKTPQTVNA, translated from the coding sequence ATGAGCAATGAAGCTCTGACCATGCGTGGTCCGGTTCATGGAACCAAGGAAGCAAAGCGCGTCGCCGTCGGTTCCGGCGTCGGCGCAGTCATCGAAACCTACGATTTCATCGGTTTCGGCACCGCCGCTGCACTGTACTTCGGTACAGCGTTCTTCCCGGGCGCCGACCCGGTGACTGGCACCCTGGCCTCCTTCGCGACCCTCGGCGTCGGCTTCGCTGCCCGTCCGCTGGGTGGCATCATCGGCGGCCACCTCGGCGACAAGCTCGGCCGTAAGCCGGTGCTCGTTGCCTCGCTCATCCTCATGGGCCTGGCAACCTTCGCCATCGGCCTCCTGCCCACGTACTCGCAGGTGGGGCTTCTTGCGCCTGCGCTCCTGGTTCTGGTCCGCATCATCCAGGGCCTGGCCTTCGGTGCTGAATGGGGCGGTGCCATCCTGATGAGCTACGAGCATGCACCATGGCGGAAGAAGGGTCAGTTCACGGGCATCGTGCAGGCCGGCTTCCCCGTTGGACTCCTGCTCGCCAACCTCGTCTTCCTCAGCAGTGTTGGCCTCGGCAGCGAATGGGCCTGGCGTGTGCCGTTCCTCGCCAGCATCGTCCTGGTGGCTGTTGGCTTGATCATCCGTTCCAAGGTTCCCGAGTCCCCGGTGTTTGAGGACGTCAAGGCCAAGGGCGACATCGTGAAGTCCCCCATCGTGGAGGTCATCAAGACCGACTGGCGCAACATTGTCCGGGGCATCGGCCTCCGCATCGCTGAAACTGCCGGTTACGCCGTGTCCGTGACTTACATGATTTCCTACCTGCACACCAATAACCTGGCGGACAAGACGGAAACCCTGGTGGCTCTCTGCATCGCGGCCGGCATCGGTATCTTCGCCACCTACTACTGGGGAAAGCTGACGGATAAGGTTGGCCGCCGTCCTGTCTACATCTGGTCCACTGCCTTCGCGGTGGTCTTCGGAATCCCGATGTTCATGCTGGTCAACACCGGCTTCTTCCTGCTGATCATCGCTACGATCGTCATCGCCTACGCTGTCTGCCAGAACTCCCTGGCCGGCGCCCAGGGCGCCTGGTTCCCGGAACTCTTCCAAGCCAAGACCCGCTCCTCCGGTGCATCGTTGTCCTACCAGATCTCCGCCATGGTCTCCGGGTTCACGCCTTTCATCACCACCCTGCTGTTCGTCAGCATGGGCTGGATTGGACCGGCCCTGTTGTTCAGCATCTACGCAGCCATCGGCCTGTGGGCAGCACTGATCACCAAAGAAACCTGGGGCAAGCGTGAGCGTGAACTCGCCGAAGAAGCCGCCAGTAAAACTCCCCAGACGGTAAACGCCTAA
- a CDS encoding sugar phosphate isomerase/epimerase has protein sequence MFHQRLGCSSISFRHQDLATALHTMRGLGFEEIDLGALPGVCDHVPYVLDAEAVEAVAAVVTSSGLRVRSVNGDIGDLNATLDAGAQVARERHLEMLLTLAAKTGAKALVLPCGAIDHEPVSTLECDMDAVAAQLIHASVRAAEFGVELWTESLHFYRLCWNTERAQLLADHLAGSDVGIVMDFSHIVASGGDPVDFVDRFADRIKHVHLRDAMPATETEPGNINLSIGNGKANFAAGLAALRDVGYTGHFSLELETRDVTHDERPAAAAKAASYITDLI, from the coding sequence ATGTTTCATCAACGACTGGGCTGCTCGTCCATCAGCTTCCGCCACCAGGATCTGGCCACCGCCCTGCACACCATGCGCGGCCTCGGCTTCGAGGAAATCGACCTCGGTGCGCTCCCGGGCGTCTGCGATCATGTGCCCTACGTCCTGGACGCCGAGGCAGTGGAGGCGGTTGCCGCCGTCGTCACTAGCTCGGGACTGCGCGTCCGATCGGTCAACGGCGACATCGGAGACCTGAACGCAACGCTCGACGCCGGTGCTCAAGTGGCGCGCGAACGGCACCTGGAAATGCTGCTCACCCTTGCGGCCAAGACCGGCGCGAAAGCCCTGGTCCTCCCGTGTGGGGCGATCGACCACGAACCAGTGAGCACGCTTGAATGCGACATGGACGCCGTGGCAGCGCAACTCATCCATGCCTCTGTTCGCGCGGCGGAGTTCGGGGTGGAGCTGTGGACGGAATCCCTGCACTTCTACCGCTTGTGCTGGAACACCGAACGCGCGCAGCTGCTCGCTGACCACCTGGCCGGGTCCGACGTCGGAATCGTCATGGACTTCAGCCACATCGTCGCCTCCGGCGGCGACCCCGTGGACTTTGTGGACCGCTTCGCTGACCGGATCAAGCACGTCCACCTTCGCGACGCCATGCCGGCCACGGAAACCGAACCGGGAAACATCAACCTCAGCATCGGCAACGGCAAGGCCAACTTCGCTGCTGGTCTCGCAGCACTGAGGGACGTTGGCTACACCGGTCACTTCTCCCTCGAACTCGAAACCCGGGATGTCACGCACGACGAACGCCCGGCCGCCGCCGCCAAAGCGGCCAGCTACATCACAGACCTCATCTAA
- a CDS encoding SDR family NAD(P)-dependent oxidoreductase: protein MTTIQRTAVLTGATSDRGIGLTTARRYASQGWGIVILDLDGEKSAKVAAEIANEFNVPAFGYEIDVADEASVTTAQAAVAAEVAAGNLPPVGALANIAGITSPVPFLETTLELWHKVMDVNATGTYLVTKAFLPDMIANGWGRIVNMSSVSAQRGGGVFGKVPYSAAKAAILGFTKALAREIGETGVTVNAITPGAVDTNIRVGSTDEQEAAINAGIPLGRNATTEEVAAVITFLSSEDSAYLTGTTIDINGGSHIH from the coding sequence ATGACCACCATCCAGCGCACCGCCGTCCTCACCGGAGCTACCTCCGATCGCGGCATCGGCCTGACCACTGCCCGTCGCTACGCCAGCCAGGGCTGGGGCATCGTCATTTTGGACCTCGACGGCGAGAAGTCCGCCAAGGTTGCCGCCGAGATCGCCAACGAGTTCAACGTTCCGGCCTTCGGCTACGAAATCGACGTCGCCGATGAAGCGTCCGTGACCACCGCCCAGGCCGCCGTCGCCGCAGAAGTTGCCGCAGGGAACCTCCCGCCCGTCGGCGCTTTGGCCAACATCGCCGGCATCACTTCCCCCGTTCCGTTCCTGGAAACCACGCTTGAGCTGTGGCACAAGGTCATGGACGTCAACGCCACCGGCACCTACCTCGTCACCAAGGCGTTCCTGCCGGACATGATCGCCAACGGCTGGGGCCGCATCGTGAACATGTCCTCGGTCTCCGCCCAGCGCGGCGGCGGCGTGTTCGGCAAGGTTCCCTACTCCGCAGCCAAGGCAGCCATCCTCGGCTTCACCAAGGCACTCGCCCGCGAAATCGGCGAGACCGGCGTGACCGTCAACGCCATTACCCCCGGCGCCGTGGACACCAACATCCGCGTGGGCAGCACCGACGAGCAGGAAGCCGCCATCAACGCCGGCATCCCCCTGGGTCGCAACGCCACCACCGAAGAAGTGGCCGCCGTCATCACGTTCCTCTCCTCCGAGGACTCCGCCTACCTCACCGGCACCACCATCGATATCAACGGCGGCAGCCACATCCACTAA
- a CDS encoding dihydroxyacetone kinase family protein: protein MTRIFNDPADFADEALAGFCDAHSDLVRHVEGGAVRRGRPAMPKVAVITGGGSGHYPAFAGIIGPGFADGAVVGNIFTSPSAQQAFSVAKAANSGAGVVFTYGNYAGDVMNFGMASELLNAEGIPTENVLVTDDIASASPDEIDKRRGIAGDFAVFKVMGAAAEAGLDLDSVVRLGRKANSLTKTIGTAFSGCTFPGADQPLFRLPEGQMGLGLGIHGEPGLFDTELPSAVELGQELVQRVLAETPADSSTRLAVILNGLGSTKHEELFVLWRTVAPLLREAGYTLVMPEVGELVTSLDMAGASLTLTWLDEELEQYWTAPALTPAYRRGAVGFDVASAGAEEAELDTAAAADYSSTDESRAYAAQCLKALDTTSALLRVSEAMLGDMDAIAGDGDHGRGMVRGSAAADQAAAVAFERGAGAGSLLIAAGDAWADKAGGTSGVLWGAGLRAFGERLGDAETPTPDVLAESVRAFADRIASLGKAEIGDKTMMDALLPFASSLEERVAAGTHAEQAWAAAAADATRAAASTAELRPLKGRARPLAEKSIGTPDPGATSLAMVFAAVGPHFTAVPVAATT, encoded by the coding sequence ATGACCAGAATCTTCAACGATCCCGCCGACTTTGCCGACGAAGCCCTTGCCGGTTTCTGTGACGCCCACTCGGACCTTGTCCGCCACGTGGAAGGTGGCGCAGTCCGCCGCGGCCGCCCGGCAATGCCCAAGGTCGCCGTCATCACCGGCGGCGGCTCAGGACACTACCCGGCCTTCGCCGGCATCATCGGGCCGGGCTTCGCTGACGGTGCCGTGGTGGGCAACATCTTCACCTCGCCGTCAGCGCAACAGGCCTTCTCGGTGGCCAAGGCTGCCAATTCGGGAGCCGGCGTCGTCTTCACCTACGGCAACTACGCCGGGGATGTCATGAACTTCGGCATGGCCAGCGAGCTCTTGAACGCCGAGGGCATCCCGACGGAAAACGTGCTGGTCACCGACGATATCGCCAGCGCCTCCCCCGATGAAATCGACAAGCGCCGTGGTATTGCCGGTGACTTCGCGGTCTTCAAGGTCATGGGAGCTGCCGCCGAGGCCGGGCTCGACCTGGATTCCGTGGTTCGTTTGGGGCGCAAGGCCAACAGCCTCACCAAGACCATCGGCACGGCGTTCAGCGGCTGTACCTTCCCCGGCGCCGACCAGCCGTTGTTCCGCCTTCCCGAGGGACAGATGGGTCTGGGCCTGGGCATTCACGGCGAGCCTGGACTGTTCGATACCGAGCTGCCATCCGCCGTCGAACTTGGCCAGGAACTGGTGCAGCGCGTGTTGGCCGAAACGCCCGCGGACAGCTCTACCCGCCTCGCCGTGATCCTCAACGGTCTGGGTTCCACCAAGCACGAGGAATTGTTCGTCCTCTGGCGCACTGTGGCTCCACTGCTCCGCGAGGCCGGCTACACCCTGGTCATGCCCGAGGTGGGCGAGCTGGTGACCAGCCTGGACATGGCCGGCGCTTCACTGACGCTGACCTGGCTGGACGAAGAGCTGGAGCAGTACTGGACCGCGCCGGCTCTGACACCGGCGTACCGTCGGGGTGCTGTGGGCTTTGATGTTGCTTCCGCTGGCGCGGAAGAAGCGGAGCTGGATACCGCCGCTGCGGCCGACTACTCCTCCACAGACGAGTCCCGCGCCTACGCCGCACAGTGCCTCAAGGCGCTGGACACCACCTCGGCCTTGCTGCGCGTCTCTGAGGCCATGCTGGGCGACATGGATGCAATCGCCGGCGACGGTGATCACGGCCGTGGAATGGTTCGTGGGTCCGCCGCGGCCGACCAGGCCGCAGCCGTCGCCTTTGAACGCGGCGCAGGAGCGGGCTCACTGCTGATCGCCGCTGGCGACGCGTGGGCAGACAAGGCCGGCGGAACCTCCGGCGTCCTGTGGGGTGCCGGGCTACGCGCCTTTGGCGAACGGTTGGGAGACGCAGAGACCCCGACGCCGGACGTCCTCGCCGAGTCTGTCCGCGCCTTCGCGGACCGCATCGCGAGCCTCGGCAAGGCCGAAATCGGCGATAAAACAATGATGGATGCGCTGCTGCCGTTCGCCTCCTCACTGGAGGAACGCGTCGCTGCGGGCACCCATGCGGAGCAGGCGTGGGCAGCCGCGGCAGCGGACGCCACCCGGGCCGCTGCCTCCACCGCGGAACTTCGCCCCCTGAAGGGACGCGCCAGGCCCTTGGCCGAGAAGAGCATCGGTACGCCGGATCCCGGGGCGACGTCGCTCGCCATGGTGTTTGCCGCCGTCGGGCCTCACTTCACTGCCGTTCCCGTTGCAGCAACCACCTAG
- a CDS encoding ribose-5-phosphate isomerase yields the protein MRIIVGADEAGVEYKDRILADLEADSRITEVIDIGVNRADEDFTRPYPYVGIAAGEMIRDGKADRAILFCGTGIGVAIAANKVPGIRATAAHDSFSVERSILSNDCQVLTMGQRVVGVELARRLAKEWIGYAFDPSSGSAAKVKVLSDFEGC from the coding sequence ATGCGCATCATTGTGGGCGCCGACGAAGCCGGCGTTGAATACAAAGACCGAATCCTGGCCGACCTTGAGGCTGATTCACGGATCACTGAAGTGATCGACATCGGAGTGAACCGCGCCGACGAGGACTTCACCAGGCCCTACCCATATGTGGGCATCGCCGCCGGTGAGATGATCCGCGACGGCAAGGCCGACCGCGCCATCCTGTTCTGCGGTACGGGGATCGGCGTGGCCATCGCAGCGAACAAGGTTCCCGGCATCAGGGCCACAGCTGCCCATGACTCGTTCTCCGTTGAGCGCTCCATCCTGTCCAACGACTGCCAGGTCCTCACCATGGGCCAGCGTGTTGTGGGCGTGGAGTTGGCCCGCAGGCTGGCCAAGGAGTGGATCGGCTACGCGTTCGATCCGTCGTCCGGTTCGGCGGCGAAGGTGAAAGTGCTGAGCGACTTCGAGGGCTGCTGA
- the dnaB gene encoding replicative DNA helicase: MSVTHLDSIEGTRASDSSRKPPQDIPAEQSVLGGMMLSKDAIADVVEIVRGHDFYRPAHETIYESIIDLYGRGEPADAVTVSDELTKRGEINRIGGPAYLHELIQTVPTAANAGYYAEIVAERAVLRRLVNAGTKIVQMGYGQDGEVEDLVNQAQAEVYAVAEKRTAEDYVALKDVMESTVDEIEASGHRGEGMTGVPTGFYELDELTHGLHPGQMIVIAARPAVGKSTFALDFARSAAIKNNLATVMFSLEMGRNEIAMRLLSAEATIGLQDLRKGTIKDEQWSKIATTMGRMNDAPLFIDDSPNMSLMEIRAKCRRLKQQHDLKLVILDYLQLMSSGKKVESRQQEVSEFSRALKLLAKELQVPVIALSQLNRGSEQRQDKRPMVSDLRESGSIEQDADMVILLHREDVYDKESPRAGEADILIAKHRNGPTKDIVVAFQGHYSRFANMAGDSGAGGGGF; the protein is encoded by the coding sequence TTGTCAGTTACGCACTTGGACTCAATCGAGGGCACACGCGCTTCGGACTCGAGCCGGAAACCTCCCCAGGACATCCCCGCTGAACAGTCGGTACTTGGCGGCATGATGCTGTCCAAGGACGCGATCGCCGATGTCGTCGAAATCGTCCGCGGGCATGACTTCTACCGTCCCGCCCACGAGACCATCTACGAATCCATCATTGACCTCTACGGTCGTGGCGAACCCGCGGACGCCGTCACCGTCTCGGATGAACTGACCAAGCGCGGCGAGATCAACAGGATCGGCGGTCCCGCCTACCTTCACGAGCTCATCCAGACCGTCCCTACCGCGGCCAACGCCGGCTACTACGCCGAGATCGTCGCCGAGCGGGCAGTGCTGCGCCGCCTCGTTAATGCAGGCACCAAGATCGTCCAGATGGGCTACGGCCAGGACGGCGAAGTGGAAGACCTGGTCAACCAGGCGCAGGCTGAGGTCTACGCGGTGGCTGAAAAGCGCACGGCAGAGGACTACGTGGCGTTGAAGGACGTCATGGAATCCACCGTGGACGAGATCGAGGCGTCGGGCCACCGTGGCGAAGGCATGACCGGTGTTCCCACCGGTTTCTACGAGCTGGACGAACTGACGCACGGCCTCCACCCCGGCCAGATGATTGTTATCGCCGCCCGTCCGGCCGTGGGTAAGTCCACGTTCGCGCTGGACTTCGCCCGTTCCGCAGCCATCAAGAACAACCTGGCCACGGTCATGTTCTCCTTGGAAATGGGCCGGAACGAGATCGCCATGCGTCTTCTCTCAGCAGAAGCCACCATTGGCTTGCAGGACCTCCGCAAGGGCACCATCAAGGACGAGCAATGGTCCAAGATCGCCACCACGATGGGTCGCATGAACGATGCTCCGCTGTTCATCGATGACAGCCCCAACATGTCGCTCATGGAGATCCGGGCCAAGTGCCGCCGCCTGAAGCAGCAGCACGACCTCAAGCTCGTGATCCTCGACTACCTCCAGCTCATGAGCTCCGGCAAAAAGGTGGAGTCCCGCCAGCAGGAAGTTTCCGAGTTCTCGCGTGCCCTCAAGCTGCTCGCCAAGGAACTCCAGGTTCCCGTCATCGCGCTGTCACAGCTGAACCGTGGTTCCGAGCAGCGCCAGGACAAGCGCCCCATGGTGTCCGACCTTCGTGAATCAGGCTCCATCGAGCAGGACGCCGACATGGTCATCCTGCTCCACCGTGAAGACGTCTACGACAAAGAGTCGCCGCGTGCCGGTGAAGCTGACATCCTGATCGCCAAGCACCGTAACGGCCCCACCAAGGACATCGTTGTCGCGTTCCAGGGCCACTACTCGCGGTTTGCCAATATGGCAGGCGATTCGGGTGCTGGCGGCGGCGGCTTCTAG